aaaacaaaaaaaagaggaaagccaTGGGACCTGTTCAAGTCTTCATCTAGAAGCAGAGGAAGAATACCTCCACTAAGTAAAGTTTAAAGAAGTTGTGGGaaactaaaatgaaatttaaaaatcataatccaTAAGTCATGCTTGtccaaaatatgtttttcatataTACCTGTGTGTACATAGGGAAAATCTGACAAGACAGGCTCTAAACTATTAACAAGGATTTCCTTTAATGGGTGGGATTCTTTCTTTACACATTCTCACATTATTTGAATACATTTCTATCAGCAAGTattagttttatcattttaaacaaaagataaaaataggaagaaatactttttaaatgaacaagtagctggcattacaatcAAGTCATTGGCGTATGAGATTTATAAAGGCCTGGCCTTAGACCAGCCTTCTCTAATTAATCATTCCCCTGTCTCCCACCACTGATCAGAGACTTTTCCCTGATATGTCTTATTCTCCTGTCCATCTGCTTTCAAGCATGGATACTCCTGGATGAGCTCTTCTTTCTATGATTACTGCACATGTTTAAAAATTTCCCCCTGCTCCTTGCTTCTTGTGACTTCTCATAATCTTTCCCTTTGTGACGTGGCCACATTGAAAAACTTTCAATGCCGTGTATGCCTTGTACACATTACTGTCAGTTTTATTTGGTAATTCGCTGTGcaacaatttctttttcaaatcatAGATAACATGAGAATATTGGAAAGTATTTGTATGTTCTGAATTTCTTTTAGATGGAGAAAACAGACCCGAAATCAAAAAGTCAACCACAAGCCAgaatatttctgatgaaaatcAAACCCATGAGATGATAATGGAGAGACTCGCAGGAGACAGCTTCTGGTACTCCATCCTAGGAGGACTCTGGGATTTTGATTACCATCCAGAGTTTAACCAAGAAAACCACAAGAGATATTTAGGACAAGTAACTTTGACCCACAAAAAGATCACACAGGAGAGAAGCCTTGAGTGTAATAAATTTGCAGAAAACTGTAATCTGAACTCAAACCTTATGCAGCAGAGAATTCCTTCCATTAAAATACCCCTGAATTCTGACACACAGGGAAACAGCATCAAACATAATTCAGACTTGATTTACTATCAGGGAAATTATGTAAGAGAGACTCCCTATGAATATAGTGAGTGTGGAAAAATCTTCAATCAACATATTCTTCTTACTGATCATATTCATACTGCAGAGAAACCCAGTGagtgtgggaaggccttcagCCACACCTCATCTCTTAGCCAGCCTCAGATGTTGCTTACAGGAGAGAAGCCCTATAAGTGTGATGAATGTGGAAAAAGATTCAGCCAGAGGATACATCTCATtcaacatcagagaattcacacaggAGAAAAGCCTTTTATATGCAATGGATGTGGGAAAGCCTTCCGTCAGCATTCATCCTTTACTCAACATCTGAggattcatactggagaaaagccCTATAAATGTAATCAATGTGGTAAAGCTTTTAGCCGCATCACATCCCTTACTGAACATCATAGACTTCATACCGGAGAGAAACCTTACGAATGTGGTTTCTGTGGCAAAGCCTTCAGTCAGAGGACACATCTGAATCAACATGAAAGAactcatacaggagagaaaccctataaatgtaatGAATGCGGGAAAGCCTTTAGCCAGAGTGCACACCTTAATCAACACAGGAAAATCCATACTCGGGAGAAATTATGTGAATATAAATGTGAGCAAACTGTTCGCCACAGTCCTTCATTTAGCAGCACATAACTTATGGTGGGGGAAatcagataaatatataaatgtaggaGATTTTTTGGTCAGACCTTTTTATCCCATTCAATATCAAATTATTCATAGTGGAGAGAAAGCTTAtacataaatttttgttttgttttgtttttgagactgagtctcactctgtcacccaggctgaagtgcagtggtacaatcttggctcactgcaacctctgccacctgggttcaagcgattctcctgcctcagcctcctgagtagctgggaccacaggtatgcaccaccacgcccagctaattttttgtatttttagtagagacggggtttcaccatgttggccaggctggtctcgaactcctaacctcaggtgatccgcccacctcggcctcccaaagtgctgggattacaggcgtgggccactgcgcctggccataaacTTTCAATGCGTAGAAACCAAATTAATTTAGACCTTAAACTAGCAGCATATTACATTCCCAGGAGgggttataaaaagaaaaaataatttattttacaaatgagattatatttgGAGTCATGTTCCAAATCtgatataaaactttttaaaaaatcagaagtccttatccaggcatggtggtgcacacctgcaatcccagctactctggagactgaggcatgagaatgacttgaacatgggaggtggaggttgctgtgagctgagatcatgccactgtactccagcctgggcaacagagcaagactctgtctcaaaaaaaaaaaagaaagaaagcctatAGGCAACAACTTGTAATTACTCACCTGTAAGTTTTATggtataaaacttttttttttttttttttttgaggcagagtctcgctctgccacccaggctggagtgcaatggcgcgatctcggctcacagcaacctccacctcctgggttccagcgattcttctgcttcagcctcccgagtagctgggactacaggtgcgtaccaccacgcctggctaactttttttttgtattttttagtagagacacggtttcaccatattgactaggctggtctcgaactcctgaccttgtgatctgcccgcctcggcctcccaaagtgctgggattataggcgtgagcaactgcacctggcaGGTTATGgtataaaacttttaaatcagaaattttGATTAATTAAAGACAATGCTGGCTGGgggcggtggttcacgcctataatcccagcactttgggaggccgaggtggggtgatcatctgaggccaggagtttgagaccagcctggccaacatggtaaaaccccatctctactaaaaatacaaaaattagctgggtatggtggtgcacgcctgtagtctcagcagcttgggaggctgaggcagaagaattgcttgaacccggtaggtggaggttgcagtgagccaagatcacgccactgtactccagcctgggcaacagagtgagactgtctcaaaaaaaaaaaaaagtaaaatttaaaaataaaggcgATGCTGTAGTGCAGCCAGTCACATTAActtgaaataaacataaaagaggAATATTTCACGAACGTCAGTTATTTGTATGCTTTCTTTACAGTTTTTACCATATCTAGTATTTActtaatattctttataaagGGATGCAAGATTTTTAGCCTTCTCCTAGGAAATACTATTTAGCATATAAAATAAGTTATATGCTAGTTTTATATGCTAATTAAATTTATTCTACTCTTCATCAAAATAGATACATAaccttgaaattaaaaatattcgtTGATGTCCCCCCAAAAATCTTGTGTGCCGTTGTTTGAGAAACAGTGTGATAGTTTGTGGCAATATCCTGTGATGATTCTTTTTGCAATCTTGACATTATTTTCATCAAATGAATCCTAGGATCACTTTGAGAAGAGCCTTGAAGAAGACTTGAGGGTCCTATTGATGAACTTTGAAATATTGATTCAGAGAAGTctgcttttctattttgttttagctTTAAATTTCCCTGTGGCAagtctagattttttttcagttaaaattaTTTCTGCTGTATTTGTAGAACAGAAGTTTTGggattttgtaaaataatgaCCAGAGACTAAGAATTCCCATGCCACCCCGTATCACTGTGGAAGATGGAGAAGTGAGGAACTGTACCTGCGGGTGAGCCCTGGTGCCATGTTGAGGGTGGGAATCAGGAGAGCTGCAGTGGCTTATATAAACACCTGACGAAGTAGTCTAATTGgcttaatcatttattttatttattgaaatatatatctgggctgggcacggtggctcacatctgtaatcccagcactttgggagggcaaggcaggtggatcacttgaggttaggagttcaagaccagcctggccaatatggtaaaactgcgtctctactaaaaatacaaaaattagctgggcatgatggtgtgcacctgtaaccccagctactcaggaggctgaggcagaagaattgcttgaacctgggaggcggaggttgcagtgagccgagactgcaccactgcactccagcctgggcaatagagcgagactccatctcaaaaaaaaaaaaaaaaaaagagagaaagaaaaaagaaatatatatctgtaacacttttttccaaaaagaattcATATTAGTttgtttgcattgctataaaggaatacctgaaactgggtagtttataaagaaaagaagctttatttggctcacagttctgcaggctgtgcaggaaatACGGTGCTGGTGTCTGCTTCTGTTGATGGCCTCAGAACGCTTCCAATTATGGCGGAAGGTCAATGGGAGCCAGCATATTACATGACAATAGAGGGGTcaagagagatgggggaggttgCAACCTCTTAAACACTCAGCTCTCACATGAActaccagagtgagaacttgaaGGGGTGGCCTTCCCCTCCACACCCGTGAGTATTTCTAGTCAGGtgagatgagagactgagaaaggaaagaagacacagagacaaagtatagagaaacaacagtgggtccaggggaccggcgctcagcataccaaggatCTGCACCGGCACtagtctctgagttccctcagtttttattgattattatcttcattattgcagcaaaaaggaatgtaggaGGGCatggtgataataaggagaaaaacatgtgagcaatagaatctatgtcataattaagttcaagggaaggtactatgactggacgtgCACGTAAGCCAGATTTGTTTCTCTCCACCGAAACATCACAGTGgtgtaaagaataacaaggcagcattgctgcaaacatgtctcgcctcccaccatcgggcggtttttctcctatctcagaattgaacaaatgtacaatccggttttataccgagacattcagttcccaggggcaggcaggagacagtggccttcctctatctcagcTGCAAGAGGCTCCCTCTTTTACTAAttcacctcagcacagaccctttacgggtgtcgggctgggggacggtcaggtctttctcatcccacgaggccgtatttcagactatcacatggggagaaaccttggacaataccccgctttcaagggcagaggtccctgtggctttctgcagtgcattgtacccctggtttattgagactagagaatggcaatgacttttaccaagtatactgcttgtaaacattttgttaacaaagcacgtcctgcacagcactagatcccttaaaccttgatttcatacaacacgtttttgtgagctccagatTGGATCAAAgtggttgggtcaaagtggctggggcaaagctacaaattaacaacatctcagcaaagcaattattcaaagtacaggtctttttcaaaatggagtctcttatgtcttccctttctacatagacacagtaacagtctgatctctctttcttttccctacaagaACTCATTCAATAACACAGgaggacaccaagccattcatgagggatccacccccatggcccaaacacctcccaccaggccccacctccaacattggggatcacatttcaacctgagattggaagagacaaatatccaaagtaTAATATATCAGAATTTAAGgtgatttcatttgatttttatgatTGCTGCCTTGTTTGACAGAAGTCACATttgatgtttttttctgttttttgtttgtttttttgagacagagtctcgctctgtcacccaggctgaggtgcagtggcttgatcttggcttactgcaacctccgcctcccaggttcaagcaattctcctgtctcagtctcccgagtatctgggattacaggtgcgcgccaccacgcctggctaatttttgtatttataatagagacagtgtttcactctattggtcaggctggtctcgaacacctaacctcaggtgatccacccgcctcagcctcccaaagagttgagattacaggtgtgagccaccgtgcccggccccacatTTGATGTTTTAAAGCATTCAAAATGTAAACGGTCATAAACCAGGAATAGCTGCAAGCATAGGGACACTTCAGTTTCTTGGTTTTCAGGTTTCCTCTGTCTTCTCAGGCATGGCTGAAGAAAACATAAGGTTAAGGTAGGAGTGCAGCCCACTtgctttctcatctttcttctaACTTGAGCCTGGCTCAAGACTTCCCTGATTTATTCTCCCCGAGAAAGGACTAGATTTTGTAGGCCCTGAGTCAAAGCTGAAATGATTTaaggactttaaaaaacaaaaacaataaaacccccccaaaaaaactcatttcattgtagaaattaaacttttcaaaagcatttttgtCCCATGCAACAGTAGGTATGAAATAGTTAATAAAACCTTGAGTTACTGTAATCAGGGAGGATTTCTAATAGTATTTTGTCCAAACGTGTGCAGTGGCGATGCATTTTCAGGGCAAATCAATTCTGGAAGCATCCTCACCCAAAAAAAGCCACATTTAACATTCATTTGCCATAATGAGGCAGGATATAGGGCACTCAGATTTCAGGAGGGGAGAGAGTGAGCGAAGGTGACGTCTCAGCAGAGGtatgtacttttttgtttgtttgttttttgagacggagtctcgcactgttgcctgagctggaatgcaatggcactatcttggctcattgcaatctccgcctcctgggttcaagctattcccctgcctcagcctcctgattagctgggattacaggcgcctgtcaccacgcccggctaattttttgtatttttagtagaggggggggtttcactatgttggccaggctggtctcaaactcctgacctcgtgatctgcctgccctcggcttcccaaagtgctgggattataggcgtgagccaccgcacccagccaagtatgtactttttaaaagtaatggtTAATTACACTTGGTAAAATCTTTGATCAAAGCTTAAttttgtggctgggcgcagtggctcatgcctgtaatcccagcactttgggaggctgaggcgggcagatcatgaggtgaggagttcgagaccagccttgccaatatggtgaaactccgtctctactaaaaatacaaaaattagccgggcatggtggtgcgcacctgtagtcccagctactcgggaggctgaggcagaagaactgcttgaacccaggaggcagaggttgcagtgagccgagattgtgccactgcactccagcttgggtgacagagtgagactccgtctcaaaaaaaaaaaaaaaaaaaaaaaagcttacttttgcaaccaggaaaaaaaaagtattttgcaaaGAGTTCTAAAGGCTCCAGCACAAGGCAGTGTATCTGTATCACAGCACAGgtgaaaaacaagaacaagatgGAATTCTCAGAAGAGGATGAGCAGAACTTGGACATCCCAGAAAAAAGGTGTCTGGACTGAACCCGACCACAGTTGGCCAAGGACTTTCACCAATTCTTCATACATAGGAATGGTACATTAGAATCCTATTATATATTCCTTAGGGTCACAGATGATTCTGTTTATGTTAATTGTACAGTAAAATTGGTGCGGATTCATTCTCATGTTGTCCTTTGTTCTCTTCAAAATGTTCCAAGTTAAGGAGTGAAGCCTAAATATGTTCATTACATCAAAATACTGGTACCCCCAGTGTACGGGAGCCAGAGGTGTACACATTCCAGTACTTATTTGTTATGACTTGTTTCTATCTAGGAGAGCAATATATTACCCTTTCACTGTATCAGTTTCTTTGGTCCATCCAACCAGGTGTTGTTGTCCTTCTATAAGAAGAAATACTTAAGCTACACATAGTAGTAGATGACTTATTATTCAGGGTTTCTCTGACTGAAATGTCACTATAACATCAGTCATTTGACTCCTAATCCAGTAGATAtaaacagtgcctggaacagtcTATTATAACACTCTGAAAACATTTggtaaatatatgaattttaataaaaggaaagattGCTGCTCAACACCAAAATCTGTGTGACTATTTCTCATAACCTCAAAGTATTAGTAAACAATCGTCCTGTTCATTGGTTCTTTTATGTCCAAAGAGCTTGTTAGCATGGAGAAAaatactgatatgatttggctttgtgtccccacccaaatatcatctcaaattgtaatccccatgtgtcaagggagaaacctaatgggaagtgattgaatcattggggcatttcccccatgctgttcttgtgatagtgagtgagttctcttgagatctgatggttttataagggacttccgCTTCGCTCACTCACACTCtgtcttgcctgccgccatgtaagacatgcctgcttccccttttgccatgattgtaagtttcccgaggcctccccagccgtgtgtaactgtgagtcaaacctctttcctttataaattactcaatcttgGGTATTTATAGCAGtgagaaaacagactaatacaaatactcattagaatttgtattttgattaatgttcagtgtattttttttttagacggagtctcactctgtcgcccaggctggagtgcagtggcacgatctcggctcactgcaacttctacctcccaggttcaagcaattctcttgcctcagcctcctgagtagctgggactacaggcacccaccaccacgcctggctaattttttgtatttttaatagagacagggtttcaccatgttagccaggatggtctcgatctcctgaccttgggatccgcccatctcagcctcccaaagtgctgggattacaggcatgaggtacgACACCTAACTCTgtgtatttatttaagaaaacaattgaTGTTCTTTAAACAGTCAGCATTCCTCTACTTATTTGGACATTTGcaactaataaataaaaaattaagaatttctaaaATTAGATATGCCTACTCTTTTAAACATTAACTTCAGATGTAAACAGATCTTAATGTTTCATTATATCCAAACCTAAACTGTCAGATTCTATTAAATGCTTTAAACActtcaagaaacagaaaagatacaCCCAGATGTCACAATCATTATACCAAAACCAGTTGAAAAATGTTAACTGcgtggatttaatttttttcttatccttATTTGAACACTTTTCCAATTGGAACAGGGTTCCAATTTTCCATATGTTTCtaggtttatgttttttttttttgacagagtctcactctgtcacccaggctggagtgcaatggcacaatctcagctcactgcaacctctacctcccaggttcaagcaattctcttgcctcagcctcccaaggagctgggattacaggtgcccactaccacgcccagctacttttgtgtatttttagtagagacggggtttcgccatattggccaggctggtctcgaactccgacctcaggtgatccacctgccttggcctcccaaagtgctgggatttcaggcctgagccacactgcacccgaccttttttttttttttttttttttgagacagagtcttgctctgttgtccaggctggagtgcagtggcatgatctcagctcactgcaatctccgtctcctgggttcaagcaattcttctgcttcagtctccctagtagctgggattacaggcatgcaccaccacgcccggctattttttttttttttttgtatttttaagagagatgaggtttcaccatattggccaggctggtctccaactcccgaccttgtgatccgcctgccaatCTTACCAGACCCAAAATAATAATACTGTCTCAAACTAAATTGTAGCATATGCATTAGCAATGCCTCATCCTTGGTCACGTCATCCATAAGACCTTGCATCAATGAAATAACTCTTATTTGgtcttttataacaaaatatcacttgTAGTGTTGTGGGACATTTTAAGACCTTTtgtataaactttaaatttttgagacTTGAACTTTCCCAAAAGTATCTAGCCATTGTCTGGTCATTTTTTTGACAGGACATAATGATCTTTTTAGCTAGCATTATTCCAAAGCCTTTATATTCCTTATTTGTATAATCAAAAGGCCATCCAGCTCCTTCTT
The sequence above is a segment of the Homo sapiens chromosome 7, GRCh38.p14 Primary Assembly genome. Coding sequences within it:
- the ZNF713 gene encoding zinc finger protein 713 isoform 1 (isoform 1 is encoded by transcript variant 1) gives rise to the protein MPSQNAVFSQEGNMEEEEMNDGSQMVRSQESLTFQDVAVDFTREEWDQLYPAQKNLYRDVMLENYRNLVALGYQLCKPEVIAQLELEEEWVIERDSLLDTHPDGENRPEIKKSTTSQNISDENQTHEMIMERLAGDSFWYSILGGLWDFDYHPEFNQENHKRYLGQVTLTHKKITQERSLECNKFAENCNLNSNLMQQRIPSIKIPLNSDTQGNSIKHNSDLIYYQGNYVRETPYEYSECGKIFNQHILLTDHIHTAEKPSECGKAFSHTSSLSQPQMLLTGEKPYKCDECGKRFSQRIHLIQHQRIHTGEKPFICNGCGKAFRQHSSFTQHLRIHTGEKPYKCNQCGKAFSRITSLTEHHRLHTGEKPYECGFCGKAFSQRTHLNQHERTHTGEKPYKCNECGKAFSQSAHLNQHRKIHTREKLCEYKCEQTVRHSPSFSST
- the ZNF713 gene encoding zinc finger protein 713 isoform 2 (isoform 2 is encoded by transcript variant 2), coding for MEEEEMNDGSQMVRSQESLTFQDVAVDFTREEWDQLYPAQKNLYRDVMLENYRNLVALGYQLCKPEVIAQLELEEEWVIERDSLLDTHPDGENRPEIKKSTTSQNISDENQTHEMIMERLAGDSFWYSILGGLWDFDYHPEFNQENHKRYLGQVTLTHKKITQERSLECNKFAENCNLNSNLMQQRIPSIKIPLNSDTQGNSIKHNSDLIYYQGNYVRETPYEYSECGKIFNQHILLTDHIHTAEKPSECGKAFSHTSSLSQPQMLLTGEKPYKCDECGKRFSQRIHLIQHQRIHTGEKPFICNGCGKAFRQHSSFTQHLRIHTGEKPYKCNQCGKAFSRITSLTEHHRLHTGEKPYECGFCGKAFSQRTHLNQHERTHTGEKPYKCNECGKAFSQSAHLNQHRKIHTREKLCEYKCEQTVRHSPSFSST